A genomic stretch from Tribolium castaneum strain GA2 chromosome 6, icTriCast1.1, whole genome shotgun sequence includes:
- the LOC103313794 gene encoding myb/SANT-like DNA-binding domain-containing protein 4 isoform X1 encodes METQSFRSLQKKRTTNFREDETKLLIQLWGSPQIQNKLYLTHRKEPVMRLLAANMQQRGFYRTPDEIKTRIRNLKCLYHRIKRTVQSGSGIGTVDPDWPHYKAMDRILSKQNQKKESLYKDNVFEGPRCEDIKQEIDDIDINDDMESYTTNSMGGSEYEEEQVQLPPLTPAPSKDGKKPDNKSVPNRNLPKILPNLTIPLQNQQNGAQNKQTSIPSIPFPLLILNGVQPNANPDKKDAKSPGGIKNDSDVNQVLKELLEVQKENLDIERQRLELEKQRLEFERFVGSQLLAMGPFIGNLFHRFAFPTEDMTENEKNNSRKRQSSCDIDLLKDSKILKTLLSEGLKKYIVSEDENDDSGIHNDDNSNSSSK; translated from the exons ATGGAGACGCAAAGTTTTCGTTCGCTTCAAAAGAAGCGTACAACGAATTTCCGCGAGGACGAAACGAAATTGTTAATACAATTGTGGGGCAGTCCCCAAATACAAAACAAACTCTACTTGACCCATCGAAAAGAACCAGTAATGCGTCTTTTGGCTGCCAACATGCAACAACGTGGTTTTTACAGAACGCCCGATGAGATCAAAACAAGGATAAGAAATCTCAAGTGCCTCTATCACAGAATCAAGAGGACAGTCCAATCGGGATCTGGAATTGGGACTGTCGATCCAGATTGGCCACACTACAAAGCCATGGACAGGATTCTGAGCAAACAGAACCAGAAGAAGGAGAGTTTGTACAAGGATAATGTCTTCGAGGGGCCTCGCTGCGAGGACATCAAGCAGGAGATTGACGATATCGATATTAACGATGATATGGAGTCCTACACCACCAACAGCATGGGAGG GTCGGAATATGAAGAAGAACAAGTACAACTGCCTCCGCTGACTCCAGCCCCAAGCAAAGACGGGAAAAAACCGGACAACAAATCGGTACCGAACCGAAACTTGcccaaaattttaccaaaccTTACCATTCCTTtgcaaaatcaacaaaacggagcccaaaataaacaaacttcAATCCCATCGATTCCATTCCCACTGTTAATCCTCAATGGTGTTCAACCAAACGCAAACCCGGACAAGAAAGACGCAAAAAGTCCAGGtggaataaaaaatgattcaG ACGTTAATCAAGTCCTGAAGGAGCTTCTCGAGGTCCAAAAGGAGAATCTGGACATCGAGCGCCAACGCCTGGAACTGGAAAAACAGAGGCTCGAATTTGAGCGCTTTGTTGGTTCCCAATTACTGGCAATGGGCCCATTTATTGGAAATTTGTTCCATCGATTTGCATTTCCGACCGAAGATATGACAGAAAACGAGAAAAATAACAGCCGAAAGAGGCAAAGTAGTTGTGATATTGACCTTTTGAAGGatagtaaaattttgaagactCTGCTGAGTGAGGGGCTGAAGAAGTACATTGTGAGTGAGGATGAGAACGACGACAGTGGGATTCACAATGATGACAACAGCAACAGCAGCAGTAAATAA
- the Sirb gene encoding sid-1-related B isoform X1: MATSWFFVAIVPLVLCLQPKIVMVPQFGRVSQVMDFTLNSNIKYLLLYHPQNNNNPYSIKAWSDSASPQNPILIVVNQGIDTLSWSVPYSIFSQSEVYYHTSRTLCDSHNQNFTITLSTSAPTNTKLSMIVEEERFFHLVNGKRHTIEISPSEPRYFSYDYVPQSHSSLVTIEIDSDDETCLMVSVQKHTCPVLDLNNFINYQGFHQTILTKGGMRIRKKYYTGGFFLVFTVVEDEVCKKKDLPIIPNQNQSSTVHFTVTENIESKNHYIPAVFIVLACFILFSFVAIAIFCVFERYRKKKIAENTEQIAINVDEKTEEEITKEEITEEEIHEERDENNQQIPNNVADFSQNTQKNQKRSMNYLWQILNVGLFYIIPVIQLVVTLQSFLIQTGDFDLCYYNFRCANPLWIISDFNHVFSNIGYILMGIVFSINVFYRHFYSPPLTTGVPANYGVFYAMGAALIMEGVLSGCYHLCPNETNFQFDTSFMYVMIVLCLVKLYQNRHPDVTPTAYTTFSILGATILCGTIGIVFKAPPVFIVFVTIAYLVLLIYASLNIYHFGTARNFLRRCCLRNSEVPRPIQSPNTHRWWLLLLAITVNILLYGLGLILFYHTKTIDFATFILQILAGNAFLYTVVYTCMKIKCTSVRECTCSEKICAQAIIYGFLALVTWVLAGVFFFAEASKWTESPAQSRQLNKQCIFADFYDSHDLWHFFSSLALYFTFMYLLCIDDNLYTNRADIPLF; encoded by the exons ATGGCTACAAGTTGGTTCTTTGTGGCAATTGTGCCTTTGGTTCTGTGTTTACAACCCAAAATTGTAATGGTACCACAATTCGGGAGAGTGTCTCAAGTGATGGATTTCACCTTAAATAGCAACATCAAATATTTACTTCTCTATCACCCCCAAAACAACAATAATCCGTACTCTATCAAGGCTTGGAGCGATTCTGCGTCGCCTCAAAATCCAATTTTGATCGTCGTCAATCAGGGAATTGACACCTTGTCATGGTCGGTACCCTATTCCATTTTCAGTCAATCTGAAGTTTATTATCACACTTCCCGGACCTTGTGCGACTCgcataatcaaaattttaccaTTACTTTATCGACTTCGGCACCCACTAACACAAAACTGTCGATGATTGTCGAAGAAGagcgtttttttcatttagtaAACGGCAAAAGACACACAATTGAAATATCACCGAGCGAACCTCGATATTTTTCCTACGACTATGTGCCTCAAAGTCACAGCTCACTTGTTACCATCGAAATTGATTCAGACGATGAGACCTGCCTCATGGTTTCAGTCCAGAAACATACA tgcCCAGTTTTGGACTTAAATAATTTCATCAATTATCAAGGTTTTCACCAAACGATTCTCACAAAAGGCGGCATGAGGATTAGA aaaaaatactACACTGGTGGATTCTTTCTTGTGTTTACTGTCGTAGAAGATGAAGTGTGTAAGAAAAAGGACCTTCCAATTATCCCCAACCAGAATCAATCCTCCACTGTGCATTTCACAGTAACTGAAAATATAGAAAGCAAAAATCACTACATACCGGCAGTTTTTATCGTTCTTGCTTGCTTTATCCTGTTCAGCTTTGTCGCAATCGCcatattttgtgttttcgaaagatacagaaaaaagaaaattgcgGAAAATACGGAACAAATTGCAATAAATGTAGATGAAAAAACGGAAGAAGAGATAACGAAAGAAGAGATAACGGAAGAAGAGATTCATGAGGAGAGGGATGAAAACAACCAGCAAATTCCGAATAATGTGGCTGACTTTTCGCAAAATACCCAAAAGAACCAAAAACGCTCAATGAACTATTTGTGGCAAATCTTAAACGTGGGtcttttttacataattccaGTCATCCAACTTGTGGTGACACTTCAATCATTTCTCATCCAAACCGGAGATTTCGACCTGTGCTACTACAATTTCCGATGCGCTAACCCGCTCTGGATTATTTCAGATTTTAATcatgttttttcaaacattggCTACATTCTGATGGGAATTGTATTCAGCATCAATGTTTTTTATCGTCATTTTTACTCGCCACCACTGACT ACCGGAGTACCAGCTAATTATGGTGTTTTTTACGCCATGGGTGCTGCGTTAATTATGGAAGGTGTATTGTCGGGGTGCTACCATTTGTGTCCCAATGAAACAAACTTCCAATTCG ACACCAGTTTCATGTATGTTATGATTGTGCTGTGTTTGGTGAAGTTGTACCAAAACCGACACCCAGATGTTACACCAACGGCTTACACCACCTTTAGCATACTTGGAGCAACGATTTTGtgcg GCACGATTGGTATAGTGTTCAAGGCCCCTCCCGTGTTCATTGTTTTCGTAACAATCGCCTAtctagttttgttgatttacgCATCTTTGAACATTTACCACTTTGGAACTGCTCGCAACTTTTTGCGCCGCTGTTGTCTTCGAAATTCGGAAGTCCCAAGACCCATCCAATCGCCAAACACGCATCGTTGGTGGTTACTCCTTCTTGCAATAACAGTCAATATCTTACTGTACGGTTTGGGACTAATTTTGTTTTACCACACAAAAACAATCGATTTTGCAAcctttattttacaaattctgGCAGGAAACGCGTTTCTATACACAGTGGTGTACACCTGCATGAAGATCAAGTGCACG AGTGTTCGAGAATGTACTTGTAGCGAAAAAATTTGTGCTCAAGCAATTATTTATGGGTTTCTGGCATTGGTGACTTGGGTGCTAGCTGGGGTATTTTTCTTTGCCGAGGCCTCAAAATGGACG gaaagcCCAGCTCAGTCTCGCCAACTCAACAAACAGTGCATTTTTGCGGACTTTTACGACAGTCATGATCTTTGGCACTTTTTCAGCTCCTTGGCTCTGTATTTCACCTTCATGTATTTGTTGTGTATCGACGACAATCTTTACACAAACCGCGCCGACATCCCCTTGTTCTAA
- the Sirb gene encoding sid-1-related B isoform X2 gives MCPVLDLNNFINYQGFHQTILTKGGMRIRKKYYTGGFFLVFTVVEDEVCKKKDLPIIPNQNQSSTVHFTVTENIESKNHYIPAVFIVLACFILFSFVAIAIFCVFERYRKKKIAENTEQIAINVDEKTEEEITKEEITEEEIHEERDENNQQIPNNVADFSQNTQKNQKRSMNYLWQILNVGLFYIIPVIQLVVTLQSFLIQTGDFDLCYYNFRCANPLWIISDFNHVFSNIGYILMGIVFSINVFYRHFYSPPLTTGVPANYGVFYAMGAALIMEGVLSGCYHLCPNETNFQFDTSFMYVMIVLCLVKLYQNRHPDVTPTAYTTFSILGATILCGTIGIVFKAPPVFIVFVTIAYLVLLIYASLNIYHFGTARNFLRRCCLRNSEVPRPIQSPNTHRWWLLLLAITVNILLYGLGLILFYHTKTIDFATFILQILAGNAFLYTVVYTCMKIKCTSVRECTCSEKICAQAIIYGFLALVTWVLAGVFFFAEASKWTESPAQSRQLNKQCIFADFYDSHDLWHFFSSLALYFTFMYLLCIDDNLYTNRADIPLF, from the exons atg tgcCCAGTTTTGGACTTAAATAATTTCATCAATTATCAAGGTTTTCACCAAACGATTCTCACAAAAGGCGGCATGAGGATTAGA aaaaaatactACACTGGTGGATTCTTTCTTGTGTTTACTGTCGTAGAAGATGAAGTGTGTAAGAAAAAGGACCTTCCAATTATCCCCAACCAGAATCAATCCTCCACTGTGCATTTCACAGTAACTGAAAATATAGAAAGCAAAAATCACTACATACCGGCAGTTTTTATCGTTCTTGCTTGCTTTATCCTGTTCAGCTTTGTCGCAATCGCcatattttgtgttttcgaaagatacagaaaaaagaaaattgcgGAAAATACGGAACAAATTGCAATAAATGTAGATGAAAAAACGGAAGAAGAGATAACGAAAGAAGAGATAACGGAAGAAGAGATTCATGAGGAGAGGGATGAAAACAACCAGCAAATTCCGAATAATGTGGCTGACTTTTCGCAAAATACCCAAAAGAACCAAAAACGCTCAATGAACTATTTGTGGCAAATCTTAAACGTGGGtcttttttacataattccaGTCATCCAACTTGTGGTGACACTTCAATCATTTCTCATCCAAACCGGAGATTTCGACCTGTGCTACTACAATTTCCGATGCGCTAACCCGCTCTGGATTATTTCAGATTTTAATcatgttttttcaaacattggCTACATTCTGATGGGAATTGTATTCAGCATCAATGTTTTTTATCGTCATTTTTACTCGCCACCACTGACT ACCGGAGTACCAGCTAATTATGGTGTTTTTTACGCCATGGGTGCTGCGTTAATTATGGAAGGTGTATTGTCGGGGTGCTACCATTTGTGTCCCAATGAAACAAACTTCCAATTCG ACACCAGTTTCATGTATGTTATGATTGTGCTGTGTTTGGTGAAGTTGTACCAAAACCGACACCCAGATGTTACACCAACGGCTTACACCACCTTTAGCATACTTGGAGCAACGATTTTGtgcg GCACGATTGGTATAGTGTTCAAGGCCCCTCCCGTGTTCATTGTTTTCGTAACAATCGCCTAtctagttttgttgatttacgCATCTTTGAACATTTACCACTTTGGAACTGCTCGCAACTTTTTGCGCCGCTGTTGTCTTCGAAATTCGGAAGTCCCAAGACCCATCCAATCGCCAAACACGCATCGTTGGTGGTTACTCCTTCTTGCAATAACAGTCAATATCTTACTGTACGGTTTGGGACTAATTTTGTTTTACCACACAAAAACAATCGATTTTGCAAcctttattttacaaattctgGCAGGAAACGCGTTTCTATACACAGTGGTGTACACCTGCATGAAGATCAAGTGCACG AGTGTTCGAGAATGTACTTGTAGCGAAAAAATTTGTGCTCAAGCAATTATTTATGGGTTTCTGGCATTGGTGACTTGGGTGCTAGCTGGGGTATTTTTCTTTGCCGAGGCCTCAAAATGGACG gaaagcCCAGCTCAGTCTCGCCAACTCAACAAACAGTGCATTTTTGCGGACTTTTACGACAGTCATGATCTTTGGCACTTTTTCAGCTCCTTGGCTCTGTATTTCACCTTCATGTATTTGTTGTGTATCGACGACAATCTTTACACAAACCGCGCCGACATCCCCTTGTTCTAA
- the Sirb gene encoding Sid-1-related B precursor (The RefSeq protein has 4 substitutions compared to this genomic sequence) — MATSWFFVAIVPLVLCLQPKIVMVPQFGRVSQVMDFTLNSNIKYLLLYHPQNNNNPYSIKAWSDSASPQNPILIVVNQGIDTLSWSVPYSIFSQSEVYYHTSRTLCDSHNQNFTITLSTSAPTNTKLSMIVEEERFFHLVNGKRHTIEISPSEPRYFSYDYVPQSHSSLVTIEIDSDDETCLMVSVQKHTCPVLDLNNFINYQGFHQTILTKGGMRIRKKYYTGGFFLVFTVVEDEVCKKKDLPIIPNQNQSSTVHFTVTENIESKNHYIPAVFIVLACFILFSFVAIAIFCVFERYRKKKIAKNTEQIAMNVDEKTEEEIHEERDENNQQIPNNVADFSQNTQKNQKRSMNYLWQILNVGLFYIIPVIQLVVTLQSFLIQTGDFDLCYYNFRCANPLWIISDFNHVFSNIGYILMGIVFSINVFYRHFYSPPLTTGVPANYGVFYAMGAALIMEGVLSGCYHLCPNETNFQFDTSFMYVMIVLCLVKLYQNRHPDVTPTAYTTFSILGATILCGTIGIVFKAPPVFIVFVTIAYLVLLIYASLNIYHFGTARNFLRRCCLRNSEVPRPIQSPNTHRWWLLLLAITVNILLYGLGLILFYHTKTIDFATFILQILAGNAFLYTVVYTCMKIKCTSVRECTCSEKICAQAIIYGFLALVTWVLAGVFFFTEASKWTESPAQSRQLNKQCIFADFYDSRDLWHFFSSLALYFTFMYLLCIDDNLYTNRADIPLF; from the exons ATGGCTACAAGTTGGTTCTTTGTGGCAATTGTGCCTTTGGTTCTGTGTTTACAACCCAAAATTGTAATGGTACCACAATTCGGGAGAGTGTCTCAAGTGATGGATTTCACCTTAAATAGCAACATCAAATATTTACTTCTCTATCACCCCCAAAACAACAATAATCCGTACTCTATCAAGGCTTGGAGCGATTCTGCGTCGCCTCAAAATCCAATTTTGATCGTCGTCAATCAGGGAATTGACACCTTGTCATGGTCGGTACCCTATTCCATTTTCAGTCAATCTGAAGTTTATTATCACACTTCCCGGACCTTGTGCGACTCgcataatcaaaattttaccaTTACTTTATCGACTTCGGCACCCACTAACACAAAACTGTCGATGATTGTCGAAGAAGagcgtttttttcatttagtaAACGGCAAAAGACACACAATTGAAATATCACCGAGCGAACCTCGATATTTTTCCTACGACTATGTGCCTCAAAGTCACAGCTCACTTGTTACCATCGAAATTGATTCAGACGATGAGACCTGCCTCATGGTTTCAGTCCAGAAACATACA tgcCCAGTTTTGGACTTAAATAATTTCATCAATTATCAAGGTTTTCACCAAACGATTCTCACAAAAGGCGGCATGAGGATTAGA aaaaaatactACACTGGTGGATTCTTTCTTGTGTTTACTGTCGTAGAAGATGAAGTGTGTAAGAAAAAGGACCTTCCAATTATCCCCAACCAGAATCAATCCTCCACTGTGCATTTCACAGTAACTGAAAATATAGAAAGCAAAAATCACTACATACCGGCAGTTTTTATCGTTCTTGCTTGCTTTATCCTGTTCAGCTTTGTCGCAATCGCcatattttgtgttttcgaaagatacagaaaaaagaaaattgcgGAAAATACGGAACAAATTGCAATAAATGTAGATGAAAAAACGGAAGAAGAG ATTCATGAGGAGAGGGATGAAAACAACCAGCAAATTCCGAATAATGTGGCTGACTTTTCGCAAAATACCCAAAAGAACCAAAAACGCTCAATGAACTATTTGTGGCAAATCTTAAACGTGGGtcttttttacataattccaGTCATCCAACTTGTGGTGACACTTCAATCATTTCTCATCCAAACCGGAGATTTCGACCTGTGCTACTACAATTTCCGATGCGCTAACCCGCTCTGGATTATTTCAGATTTTAATcatgttttttcaaacattggCTACATTCTGATGGGAATTGTATTCAGCATCAATGTTTTTTATCGTCATTTTTACTCGCCACCACTGACT ACCGGAGTACCAGCTAATTATGGTGTTTTTTACGCCATGGGTGCTGCGTTAATTATGGAAGGTGTATTGTCGGGGTGCTACCATTTGTGTCCCAATGAAACAAACTTCCAATTCG ACACCAGTTTCATGTATGTTATGATTGTGCTGTGTTTGGTGAAGTTGTACCAAAACCGACACCCAGATGTTACACCAACGGCTTACACCACCTTTAGCATACTTGGAGCAACGATTTTGtgcg GCACGATTGGTATAGTGTTCAAGGCCCCTCCCGTGTTCATTGTTTTCGTAACAATCGCCTAtctagttttgttgatttacgCATCTTTGAACATTTACCACTTTGGAACTGCTCGCAACTTTTTGCGCCGCTGTTGTCTTCGAAATTCGGAAGTCCCAAGACCCATCCAATCGCCAAACACGCATCGTTGGTGGTTACTCCTTCTTGCAATAACAGTCAATATCTTACTGTACGGTTTGGGACTAATTTTGTTTTACCACACAAAAACAATCGATTTTGCAAcctttattttacaaattctgGCAGGAAACGCGTTTCTATACACAGTGGTGTACACCTGCATGAAGATCAAGTGCACG AGTGTTCGAGAATGTACTTGTAGCGAAAAAATTTGTGCTCAAGCAATTATTTATGGGTTTCTGGCATTGGTGACTTGGGTGCTAGCTGGGGTATTTTTCTTTGCCGAGGCCTCAAAATGGACG gaaagcCCAGCTCAGTCTCGCCAACTCAACAAACAGTGCATTTTTGCGGACTTTTACGACAGTCATGATCTTTGGCACTTTTTCAGCTCCTTGGCTCTGTATTTCACCTTCATGTATTTGTTGTGTATCGACGACAATCTTTACACAAACCGCGCCGACATCCCCTTGTTCTAA
- the ave gene encoding protein aveugle: MGWYCGWSQPVSLTSKMVEETLNNINKPKLKAVNYNKPKSVYSWTVVDVQKWLRRHCTDYYALYVDKFIQNDVTGRTLLRINDNSLLRLGITDVDHREAIWREILKLRLKTDIMEIRDLQRRNTNNMFYEYSIA; this comes from the exons ATGGGTTGGTATTGCGGTTGGTCACAACCTGTCAGTTTGACAAGCAAGATGGTGGAAGaaactttaaataatataaacaaaccAAAG CTCAAAGCGGTTAATTACAATAAACCCAAGTCGGTGTATTCGTGGACGGTGGTAGACGTACAAAAGTGGCTCCGGAGGCACTGCACCGACTACTATGCCCTTTATGTCGATAAATTCATCCAAAATGATGTAACAGGACGCACATTATTGCGAATAAATGATAATTCTTTGCTCCGACTGGGGATAACGGATGTGGACCACCGTGAGGCAATTTGGcgcgaaattttaaaactccGGTTAAAAACCGACATAATGGAAATTCGGGACTTGCAGCGGCGCAACACAAACAATATGTTTTATGAATACTCAATAGCTTGA
- the LOC103313794 gene encoding uncharacterized protein LOC103313794 isoform X2, translated as MDRILSKQNQKKESLYKDNVFEGPRCEDIKQEIDDIDINDDMESYTTNSMGGSEYEEEQVQLPPLTPAPSKDGKKPDNKSVPNRNLPKILPNLTIPLQNQQNGAQNKQTSIPSIPFPLLILNGVQPNANPDKKDAKSPGGIKNDSDVNQVLKELLEVQKENLDIERQRLELEKQRLEFERFVGSQLLAMGPFIGNLFHRFAFPTEDMTENEKNNSRKRQSSCDIDLLKDSKILKTLLSEGLKKYIVSEDENDDSGIHNDDNSNSSSK; from the exons ATGGACAGGATTCTGAGCAAACAGAACCAGAAGAAGGAGAGTTTGTACAAGGATAATGTCTTCGAGGGGCCTCGCTGCGAGGACATCAAGCAGGAGATTGACGATATCGATATTAACGATGATATGGAGTCCTACACCACCAACAGCATGGGAGG GTCGGAATATGAAGAAGAACAAGTACAACTGCCTCCGCTGACTCCAGCCCCAAGCAAAGACGGGAAAAAACCGGACAACAAATCGGTACCGAACCGAAACTTGcccaaaattttaccaaaccTTACCATTCCTTtgcaaaatcaacaaaacggagcccaaaataaacaaacttcAATCCCATCGATTCCATTCCCACTGTTAATCCTCAATGGTGTTCAACCAAACGCAAACCCGGACAAGAAAGACGCAAAAAGTCCAGGtggaataaaaaatgattcaG ACGTTAATCAAGTCCTGAAGGAGCTTCTCGAGGTCCAAAAGGAGAATCTGGACATCGAGCGCCAACGCCTGGAACTGGAAAAACAGAGGCTCGAATTTGAGCGCTTTGTTGGTTCCCAATTACTGGCAATGGGCCCATTTATTGGAAATTTGTTCCATCGATTTGCATTTCCGACCGAAGATATGACAGAAAACGAGAAAAATAACAGCCGAAAGAGGCAAAGTAGTTGTGATATTGACCTTTTGAAGGatagtaaaattttgaagactCTGCTGAGTGAGGGGCTGAAGAAGTACATTGTGAGTGAGGATGAGAACGACGACAGTGGGATTCACAATGATGACAACAGCAACAGCAGCAGTAAATAA
- the Sirb gene encoding sid-1-related B isoform X3 codes for MRIRKKYYTGGFFLVFTVVEDEVCKKKDLPIIPNQNQSSTVHFTVTENIESKNHYIPAVFIVLACFILFSFVAIAIFCVFERYRKKKIAENTEQIAINVDEKTEEEITKEEITEEEIHEERDENNQQIPNNVADFSQNTQKNQKRSMNYLWQILNVGLFYIIPVIQLVVTLQSFLIQTGDFDLCYYNFRCANPLWIISDFNHVFSNIGYILMGIVFSINVFYRHFYSPPLTTGVPANYGVFYAMGAALIMEGVLSGCYHLCPNETNFQFDTSFMYVMIVLCLVKLYQNRHPDVTPTAYTTFSILGATILCGTIGIVFKAPPVFIVFVTIAYLVLLIYASLNIYHFGTARNFLRRCCLRNSEVPRPIQSPNTHRWWLLLLAITVNILLYGLGLILFYHTKTIDFATFILQILAGNAFLYTVVYTCMKIKCTSVRECTCSEKICAQAIIYGFLALVTWVLAGVFFFAEASKWTESPAQSRQLNKQCIFADFYDSHDLWHFFSSLALYFTFMYLLCIDDNLYTNRADIPLF; via the exons ATGAGGATTAGA aaaaaatactACACTGGTGGATTCTTTCTTGTGTTTACTGTCGTAGAAGATGAAGTGTGTAAGAAAAAGGACCTTCCAATTATCCCCAACCAGAATCAATCCTCCACTGTGCATTTCACAGTAACTGAAAATATAGAAAGCAAAAATCACTACATACCGGCAGTTTTTATCGTTCTTGCTTGCTTTATCCTGTTCAGCTTTGTCGCAATCGCcatattttgtgttttcgaaagatacagaaaaaagaaaattgcgGAAAATACGGAACAAATTGCAATAAATGTAGATGAAAAAACGGAAGAAGAGATAACGAAAGAAGAGATAACGGAAGAAGAGATTCATGAGGAGAGGGATGAAAACAACCAGCAAATTCCGAATAATGTGGCTGACTTTTCGCAAAATACCCAAAAGAACCAAAAACGCTCAATGAACTATTTGTGGCAAATCTTAAACGTGGGtcttttttacataattccaGTCATCCAACTTGTGGTGACACTTCAATCATTTCTCATCCAAACCGGAGATTTCGACCTGTGCTACTACAATTTCCGATGCGCTAACCCGCTCTGGATTATTTCAGATTTTAATcatgttttttcaaacattggCTACATTCTGATGGGAATTGTATTCAGCATCAATGTTTTTTATCGTCATTTTTACTCGCCACCACTGACT ACCGGAGTACCAGCTAATTATGGTGTTTTTTACGCCATGGGTGCTGCGTTAATTATGGAAGGTGTATTGTCGGGGTGCTACCATTTGTGTCCCAATGAAACAAACTTCCAATTCG ACACCAGTTTCATGTATGTTATGATTGTGCTGTGTTTGGTGAAGTTGTACCAAAACCGACACCCAGATGTTACACCAACGGCTTACACCACCTTTAGCATACTTGGAGCAACGATTTTGtgcg GCACGATTGGTATAGTGTTCAAGGCCCCTCCCGTGTTCATTGTTTTCGTAACAATCGCCTAtctagttttgttgatttacgCATCTTTGAACATTTACCACTTTGGAACTGCTCGCAACTTTTTGCGCCGCTGTTGTCTTCGAAATTCGGAAGTCCCAAGACCCATCCAATCGCCAAACACGCATCGTTGGTGGTTACTCCTTCTTGCAATAACAGTCAATATCTTACTGTACGGTTTGGGACTAATTTTGTTTTACCACACAAAAACAATCGATTTTGCAAcctttattttacaaattctgGCAGGAAACGCGTTTCTATACACAGTGGTGTACACCTGCATGAAGATCAAGTGCACG AGTGTTCGAGAATGTACTTGTAGCGAAAAAATTTGTGCTCAAGCAATTATTTATGGGTTTCTGGCATTGGTGACTTGGGTGCTAGCTGGGGTATTTTTCTTTGCCGAGGCCTCAAAATGGACG gaaagcCCAGCTCAGTCTCGCCAACTCAACAAACAGTGCATTTTTGCGGACTTTTACGACAGTCATGATCTTTGGCACTTTTTCAGCTCCTTGGCTCTGTATTTCACCTTCATGTATTTGTTGTGTATCGACGACAATCTTTACACAAACCGCGCCGACATCCCCTTGTTCTAA